A window from Candidatus Nitrospira neomarina encodes these proteins:
- a CDS encoding carbamoyltransferase family protein: MATANGKLTSILGVSAYYHDSAACLIQNGKIVAAAQEERFTRKKHDAGFPSHAVEYCLRQGGVGMRDVDYLVFYDKPFVKFERLLETYLSYAPKGLGSFLTAIPVWIKEKLFLRNLLEKAFRQVGGLDKKENLPPLLFGEHHESHAAAAFFPSPYKEAVVLCMDGVGEWATTSAWVGRGNQLTPLWEIPFPHSIGLLYSAFTYYTGFKVNSGEYKVMGLAPYGEPKYVKTILDNVVDVKPDGTFRLNMDYFDYCTGLRMTNNKFDAIFGGPPRQAESTLTQREMDLARSVQEVTEMVMLRLANSLHRETGLSNLCLSGGVALNCVGNGRVLREGPFSGLWIQPAAGDAGSALGAALNVHYSYLNQPRVCQGPSDSMRGSYLGPRFSNEDIESRLQQLEASYEYVEDSDLYRRVAEYLAEGKVIGWLQGHMEFGPRALGGRSILGDPRSEKMQSVMNLKIKYRESFRPFAPSVLRERVSEYFEMDTDSPYMLLVAPVVEKRRRAVQPDQQNLWGIDLLNVPKSDIPAVTHVDYSARVQTVSPDTNPRYYQLLQEFEKQTGCAVLINTSFNVRGEPIVCTPEDAYRCFMRTEMDVLVLENCLILKEHQKPVPKDETWMKEFELD, from the coding sequence ATGGCAACGGCAAACGGGAAATTAACTTCAATTCTGGGGGTTTCCGCCTATTACCACGACAGTGCGGCTTGTCTCATCCAGAATGGCAAGATTGTGGCGGCTGCTCAAGAAGAACGGTTCACGCGAAAAAAGCATGATGCCGGGTTCCCGAGCCATGCGGTTGAGTATTGTCTCCGGCAAGGCGGGGTTGGCATGCGCGACGTCGATTATCTGGTGTTCTACGACAAACCTTTTGTCAAATTTGAACGTTTGTTGGAAACCTATTTGTCCTATGCGCCGAAGGGACTAGGATCGTTTCTGACCGCCATTCCTGTTTGGATCAAAGAAAAGTTGTTCCTGCGAAACTTGTTAGAAAAGGCTTTTCGTCAGGTGGGGGGTCTCGATAAAAAAGAGAACCTGCCGCCTTTGCTCTTTGGGGAGCACCATGAATCACATGCGGCTGCGGCCTTTTTCCCTTCTCCTTATAAGGAGGCGGTTGTCCTCTGTATGGACGGAGTGGGCGAATGGGCGACCACTTCAGCCTGGGTCGGGCGGGGAAACCAATTAACACCTCTTTGGGAAATTCCTTTTCCCCATTCCATCGGGCTGCTGTATTCCGCCTTTACCTACTATACCGGGTTTAAGGTCAATTCCGGGGAATATAAAGTGATGGGGCTCGCTCCCTATGGGGAGCCCAAGTATGTGAAAACGATTTTGGATAATGTGGTGGATGTGAAGCCGGATGGCACCTTCCGCCTCAATATGGACTATTTTGATTACTGTACCGGATTACGGATGACCAACAACAAGTTCGACGCCATATTTGGTGGTCCTCCGCGTCAGGCGGAAAGTACTCTCACCCAGCGGGAAATGGATCTGGCCAGGTCTGTGCAGGAAGTCACTGAGATGGTCATGCTTCGTCTGGCCAACAGCCTTCATCGAGAAACGGGCCTTTCCAATCTTTGCCTTTCCGGAGGGGTGGCCTTGAATTGCGTCGGAAACGGGAGAGTGCTGCGGGAAGGTCCATTCAGCGGGCTGTGGATTCAGCCGGCCGCAGGTGATGCGGGCAGCGCGTTGGGTGCAGCCTTAAATGTGCATTACAGCTATCTGAATCAGCCTCGGGTATGCCAGGGCCCTAGTGATTCGATGCGAGGCAGTTATCTAGGGCCACGCTTTTCCAACGAGGACATTGAATCCCGGCTCCAACAGCTTGAGGCCAGTTATGAGTACGTGGAGGATTCGGACCTGTATCGTCGAGTGGCGGAATATTTGGCTGAGGGAAAGGTCATTGGATGGTTACAAGGGCACATGGAATTCGGTCCTCGGGCTTTAGGGGGACGAAGTATCTTGGGCGACCCTCGTAGCGAGAAAATGCAATCGGTCATGAATTTAAAAATTAAATATCGGGAATCCTTCCGTCCCTTTGCGCCATCGGTTTTAAGAGAACGAGTGTCCGAGTATTTTGAGATGGATACCGATAGTCCTTACATGTTATTGGTGGCCCCGGTTGTCGAGAAGCGACGACGAGCGGTACAACCGGATCAACAAAATCTTTGGGGGATTGATCTACTCAATGTTCCCAAATCGGATATTCCCGCAGTGACCCATGTGGATTACTCCGCCAGGGTTCAGACGGTGTCACCTGATACCAATCCTCGCTACTATCAATTATTGCAAGAGTTTGAAAAGCAAACCGGATGTGCAGTGTTGATCAATACCTCGTTTAATGTTCGAGGCGAACCCATTGTCTGTACGCCTGAAGATGCCTACCGGTGTTTCATGCGGACAGAGATGGATGTCCTCGTCCTGGAAAATTGTCTTATTTTGAAGGAACATCAAAAGCCGGTGCCGAAGGATGAAACGTGGATGAAAGAATTTGAATTGGATTAA
- a CDS encoding dienelactone hydrolase family protein encodes MNSYHRLGLCLLMIVCAWSSQVEARVQITTIPYNHGEVALEGVVAWDDEIKGKRPGILVVHEWWGLNDYARTRAEQLAAMGYVAVAVDMYGKGKVTTHADTARQWMQQTTANVKMWQARAKEGLRLLQTNSLVDQTRLAAIGYCFGGATVMQMVYDGAPVKGVVSFHGSLPLPSASSAIKSSVKILIAHGEADPFLSQDHITKFKHALDEAGFDWHMVIFGGAKHGFTNPSANQYEMNGVRYQEQADRRSWEHMKLFFDELFR; translated from the coding sequence ATGAACTCTTACCATCGATTAGGCCTATGTCTCCTCATGATTGTGTGTGCATGGTCTTCGCAAGTGGAAGCCAGGGTGCAAATCACAACTATCCCCTATAACCATGGGGAAGTTGCTTTGGAAGGAGTCGTGGCCTGGGATGATGAAATAAAAGGTAAACGTCCGGGAATTTTGGTTGTTCACGAATGGTGGGGGTTAAATGACTATGCCCGAACTCGTGCGGAACAATTGGCGGCCATGGGATATGTGGCGGTGGCCGTAGATATGTATGGTAAGGGTAAAGTGACCACTCATGCCGATACGGCCAGGCAATGGATGCAACAAACCACAGCCAATGTAAAGATGTGGCAGGCCAGGGCGAAAGAGGGATTACGGCTTCTTCAGACTAACTCCCTGGTAGATCAAACCCGTTTAGCAGCTATTGGGTATTGTTTTGGAGGGGCGACGGTTATGCAAATGGTGTATGATGGAGCACCGGTCAAAGGAGTCGTAAGTTTCCATGGGTCGCTCCCTCTTCCGTCCGCATCTTCTGCTATTAAAAGTTCAGTCAAAATTCTCATTGCCCATGGGGAGGCCGATCCCTTTCTTAGCCAAGACCACATTACGAAATTTAAACATGCTTTAGACGAGGCCGGGTTCGATTGGCACATGGTGATTTTTGGAGGGGCCAAACATGGATTCACCAATCCTTCGGCTAATCAATATGAGATGAACGGCGTGCGATATCAGGAGCAAGCTGATCGACGGTCATGGGAGCACATGAAATTGTTTTTTGATGAACTGTTTCGATAA